Proteins co-encoded in one Ziziphus jujuba cultivar Dongzao chromosome 9, ASM3175591v1 genomic window:
- the LOC107427134 gene encoding uncharacterized protein LOC107427134 yields the protein MDLGCLDLGCISMSDHKFTADTERKGNDSSESLTATSKIGKTKSLKETGQSALNSLNKFTSQIKKPSHRKGSPLNWFPRKKVDSYLERKIKMLQEVDGMNLTLDETLGDSNPHYSRVLREKMAAREAAHKAMEAQKAALVEASWCRILKASRIQCKEAETQLVKAEQTAAEAFEAARAIGVIMYDKPNCPRKPSHVESSSMNRGSTSHAVTASFESAFEVDKEVAAAVRTALIRLSNCSSFNKDEFKALLRKISQNPDIGDKNQELCDFVPSECESESGSELETVSQKDGSISQDLECNMPVTEVRQRKNRRRQSFEKLNMTKLVDMMLERLRCLQEDELSSLATIVATCGLNAALAEVENSKLHDPGSTVDHTCKSSLDFPHGAGKLECSKDGQMRRKQTEPELPSLDKFLVKHMTKLEREVQEARKSRRNECNNETAEQKVDLGNNEVSSESIPELGSILLKNSSKLEKEIEAAKRNFGKNLEGAPNGSVGHMKKDVSEIPSLDKFLVKHVSRLEKEVQEARNKRKNDPHEEGKETKREEEENPAASQENSSSCSDEGLKGKENVDINKKGEINAKKSRDSLDNILVKQVHKLEREKMQALAMGNNHGYKNLQKKPAATECESLDKVLVKHVSRLEKEKMSQGSVEESLKVNRKNTNMHMETNEEGGLDQILVKHKSRLEREKLFAAQQPENQMKHSLTRREARERELQEIWGGLSLGNSMKPHLSKLERDKAAWIKAEKEERSQATG from the exons ATGGACCTGGGCTGCTTGGACTTGGGTTGTATCTCTATGTCTGACCACAAATTCACCGCCGACACAGAGAGGAAAGGAAATGATTCCTCTGAATCGCTCACCGCAACTTCAAAGATCGGAAAG ACTAAGTCATTGAAAGAGACTGGCCAATCAGCTTTGAATTCTCTTAACAAATTCACATCACAAATTAAGAAGCCTTCTCATCGTAAAGGCTCCCCACTCAACTGGTTCCCACGCAAGAAAGTGGACTCCTACTTGGAGAGGAAAATTAAAATGCTGCAG GAAGTAGATGGTATGAATTTAACTCTTGATGAGACGCTGGGTGATTCTAATCCCCATTACTCAAGAGTACTGAGAGAAAAAATGGCAGCAAGAGAAGCTGCACACAAGGCAATGGAAGCTCAAAAAGCTGCATTGGTAGAGGCATCTTGGTGTCGGATACTTAAAGCATCCCG GATCCAATGCAAAGAAGCAGAAACCCAGTTGGTCAAAGCAGAACAAACTGCAGCTGAAGCTTTTGAAGCAGCAAGAGCCATAGGAGTTATCATGTATGACAAACCAAATTGCCCCAGGAAGCCTTCTCATGTAGAATCATCTTCTATGAATAGAGGATCTACTTCTCATGCTGTTACAGCTTCCTTTGAATCTGCATTCGAGGTGGATAAAGAAGTAGCCGCTGCAGTAAGAACTGCATTGATTAGGCTTTCAAATTGCTCATCTTTTAATAAAGATGAATTCAAAGCACTGCTTCGAAAAATCAGTCAAAACCCAGATATAGGTGACAAGAATCAGGAATTGTGTGATTTTGTTCCTTCTGAATGCGAATCGGAGTCTGGATCAGAACTTGAAACAGTATCTCAGAAGGATGGTTCTATCTCTCAAGACTTGGAGTGCAACATGCCAGTTACTGAGGTTAGACAGAGGAAAAATAGGAGAAGGCAGTCATTTGAAAAACTTAATATGACAAAGCTTGTAGATATGATGCTTGAGAGGCTTCGATGTTTGCAAGAAGATGAACTTTCTTCTCTTGCCACTATTGTTGCAACTTGTGGTTTAAATGCTGCCTTAGCTGAAGTTGAAAATAGCAAGCTGCACGATCCAGGCTCTACTGTTGATCATACCTGCAAATCATCTCTTGATTTTCCACATGGAGCAGGAAAGCTTGAATGCTCGAAGGATGGACAAATGAGAAGGAAGCAAACGGAACCAGAACTGCCGAGTCTAGACAAGTTCTTAGTTAAGCACATGACGAAACTTGAAAGAGAAGTGCAGGAAGCCAGAAAGAGTAGAAGGAATGAATGTAATAATGAAACTGCAGAACAGAAAGTCGATTTAGGGAATAATGAAGTTTCATCAGAATCTATTCCAGAATTGGGAAGCATCCTTTTGAAGAATTcctcaaaacttgaaaaggagaTTGAAGCGGCCAAAAGAAACTTTGGTAAAAATTTGGAAGGAGCACCAAATGGATCGGTTGGTCACATGAAGAAAGATGTTTCAGAAATCCCCAGTTTAGATAAGTTCCTAGTAAAGCATGTCTCGAGACTTGAAAAGGAGGTGCAAGAAGCaaggaacaaaagaaaaaatgaccCACATGAAGAAGGTAAAGAAACTAAaagggaagaggaagaaaatccAGCAGCTTCACAGGAAAATTCTAGTTCCTGTTCAGATGAAGGACTGAAGGGGAAAGAAAATGTTGACATAAATAAGAAAGGAGAAATAAATGCTAAAAAGTCTCGAGATAGCTTAGACAATATCTTGGTTAAGCAGGTGCACAagctagaaagagaaaaaatgcAAGCTTTGGCAATGGGAAACAATCATGGATATAAAAACCTCCAAAAGAAACCGGCCGCTACAGAATGTGAGAGCTTGGACAAAGTGTTAGTAAAACATGTTTCCAGACTAGAGAAAGAGAAGATGAGCCAAGGTTCAGTGGAAGAATCTTTGAAAGTGAAtagaaaaaacacaaatatgCATATGGAAACGAATGAAGAAGGTGGTTTGGACCAAATTTTGGTTAAACATAAATCGAGGCTGGAGAGGGAAAAGCTGTTTGCAGCTCAGCAACCAGAGAACCAGATGAAACACTCTCTAACTCGTAGGGAAGCAAGGGAGAGGGAGTTGCAAGAAATATGGGGAGGTTTAAGTTTGGGAAACTCTATGAAGCCGCATTTATCAAAACTTGAACGGGATAAG GCTGCTTGGATAAAAGCTGAAAAGGAGGAAAGGAGTCAAGCCACGGGTTAG
- the LOC107427139 gene encoding uncharacterized protein At2g23090-like: MGGGNGQKAKMAREKHMEKAKAAKGSQLESNKKAMNIQCKVCMQTFMCTTSEVKCREHAEAKHPKADLSTCFPHLKK; encoded by the exons ATGGGAGGAGGCAATGGGCAGAAAGCCAAGATGGCCCGTGAGAAGCACATGGAGAAGGCTAAAGCTGCTAAGG GCAGTCAGCTTGAGTCTAACAAGAAGGCCATGAACATCCAG TGCAAGGTGTGCATGCAGACATTCATGTGTACCACATCAGAGGTGAAATGTCGGGAACATGCTGAAGCAAAACACCCTAAGGCCGATCTCTCTACGTGCTTCCCACATCTTAAAAAGTGA
- the LOC107427138 gene encoding leucine-rich repeat protein 2, which yields MAPLLALSFFFSFLFLLSPAISTNSEGNALHALRSRFSDPTNVLQSWDPTLVNPCTWFHVTCDSNSHVIRLDLGNSNISGTLGPELGELKNLQYLELYRNEISGKIPKELGKLKNLISMDLYDNKFEGEIPKSLNKLKSLRFLRLNNNKLTGSIPRGLTKLSNLKVFDVSNNDLCGTIPVEGPFATFPMESFENNRFSGPELQGLVPYDFGC from the exons ATGGCTCCTCTACTTGccctttccttctttttctctttcctgtTTCTCCTTTCTCCTGCCATCTCAACCAACTCAGAAG GAAATGCTTTGCATGCTTTGAGAAGCAGGTTCTCTGACCCCACTAATGTTCTGCAGAGCTGGGACCCAACTCTGGTCAATCCCTGCACCTGGTTCCACGTTACCTGCGACTCCAATAGCCATGTGATCCGttt GGATTTGGGAAATTCTAATATTTCTGGTACTTTGGGGCCTGAACTTGGCGAGCTCAAGAACCTTCAGTACTT GGAGCTTTATAGAAATGAAATAAGTGGAAAAATCCCCAAGGAGTTGGGAAAGTTGAAAAATCTTATCAGCATGGATTTGTATGACAACAAATTTGAAGGAGAGATCCCAAAATCTCTTAACAAATTGAAGTCACTCAGATTTCT ACGTCTGAACAACAACAAGCTAACAGGATCAATTCCTAGGGGACTCACCAAGCTCTCTAACCTGAAAGTCTT TGATGTTTCAAATAATGATCTATGTGGAACAATCCCTGTTGAAGGCCCTTTTGCAACATTCCCAATGGAAAG CTTTGAAAACAACAGATTCAGTGGACCGGAGCTGCAAGGATTGGTACCATACGACTTTGGATGCTGA
- the LOC107404462 gene encoding uncharacterized protein LOC107404462 — MTALFARNANIQRLLRKHSISDILVDNPIGTTSNFLRNQTTSSRSNGRFPDFFRKAREYDLSPSSLFTSTFSSSSAAAAATKEAGIVGWYLGMIRCRPILTKSVTSALIYTAADLSSQTISQKSSESYDLLRTLRMAGYGLLILGPTLHFWFNFMSKLYPKRDLLPTLKKMAMGQMLYGPVMTVVFFSTNAHLQGENGAEIVARLKRDLLPTMISGAMYWPLCDFITFRFIPVHLQPLVSNSFSYLWTVYITYMASLEKAGVTSS; from the exons ATGACTGCCCTTTTCGCCAGGAACGCTAATATCCAGCGCCTTTTGAGAAAACATTCCATCTCTGACATTCTCGTTGACAACCCCATTGGAACTACCTCCAATTTTCTCAGGAACCAAACGACCTCCTCCAGGTCCAACGGTCGTTTCCCTGATTTTTTTAGGAAAGCCAGAGAATATGATCTCTCCCCGTCTTCTCTTTTCACCTCCACTTTCTCTTCCTCGTCCGCCGCCGCTGCTGCTACCAAAGAGGCTGGGATTGTGGGTTGGTATTTGGGAATGATCAGGTGTCGGCCTATTCTCACCAAGAGTGTCACCTCTGCGCTTATTTATACTGCGGCTGATTTGTCTTCTCAG ACGATATCACAAAAGTCGTCGGAATCTTATGATCTTCTAAGGACATTACGTATGGCTGGATATGGGTTGCTAATTCTGGGACCAACACTACATTTTTGGTTCAACTTCATGTCGAAACTCTATCCAAAGCGTGATTTATTACCCACATTGAAGAAAATGGCCATGGGGCAGATGCTATATGGGCCTGTAATGACAGTTGTTTTCTTTTCCACAAATGCACATTTACAAG GTGAAAACGGTGCAGAGATTGTTGCGCGACTAAAGCGAGATTTGCTTCCTACAATGATAAGTGGTGCAATGTACTGGCCCCTATGTGATTTTATCACGTTCAGATTCATCCCTGTCCATTTACAG CCATTGGTGAGCAATTCATTTTCATATCTATGGACTGTTTATATCACATACATGGCCAGTCTGGAGAAAGCAGGCGTGACATCCAGCTGA
- the LOC107404470 gene encoding uncharacterized protein LOC107404470, translated as MLPNQSYSRIDTLELKALIIQKIGHQRAEKYFDQLQRLFSLKISKCEFNKFCFRTLGRENIPLHNQLIRSIVKNACVAKVPPVKASKKFGNTLNVKVTNGYQRNRLQSLYGDVFPPSPRKGRSPVNRDRKFRDRPSPLGPLGKPQSLTCGDFPSGELVSMAQEQQSATELLSLGSRPPVEVASVEDGEEVEQVAGSPGVQSRSPVTAPLGVSMNLGGARKALSNVSISGNYHPETCQNCGELPDTRSLRSRLQQKLEMEGFNISIDCVNLLNNGLDAYLKRLLEPCMRLAVSRCGSEHLNQLNAQFNPGLNGMLPGRYMERAKSSTYASLLDFHAAMELNPCILGEDWAIQLEKIMLRSSEE; from the coding sequence ATGTTGCCCAATCAAAGTTATTCTCGCATCGACACTTTAGAGCTGAAAGCTCTGATTATCCAAAAGATTGGGCATCAAAGAGCTGAGAAATACTTTGATCAGCTCCAAAGATTGTTTAGTTTGAAGATCAGTAAGTGTGAATTTAATAAGTTTTGCTTTCGGACTCTTGGGAGGGAAAATATCCCTCTTCATAACCAGCTTATTAGATCAATTGTCAAGAATGCGTGCGTTGCTAAAGTTCCACCAGTGAAAGCTAGTAAAAAATTTGGGAATACCCTTAATGTTAAAGTCACAAATGGGTATCAGAGGAATCGTCTTCAATCTCTCTATGGGGATGTGTTTCCTCCTTCTCCTCGCAAGGGTAGGTCTCCAGTTAATCGGGATCGTAAATTTCGAGATCGACCAAGTCCTTTGGGCCCACTTGGAAAACCACAGAGTCTTACATGTGGGGATTTTCCAAGTGGGGAACTGGTTTCCATGGCACAAGAGCAGCAAAGTGCAACTGAATTGCTTTCTCTTGGTAGCAGACCTCCAGTTGAAGTTGCTTCTGTAGAAGATGGGGAAGAGGTTGAACAAGTTGCAGGTAGCCCTGGTGTTCAAAGTAGAAGCCCAGTTACAGCTCCTCTGGGTGTATCTATGAATTTGGGTGGAGCTCGTAAAGCTCTGTCTAATGTATCTATATCTGGTAATTACCACCCAGAGACCTGTCAAAACTGTGGTGAGCTACCGGATACAAGATCATTAAGAAGTCGTTTACAGCAGAAGTTGGAGATGGAaggctttaatatttctattgaCTGTGTTAATCTGTTAAATAATGGGTTGGATGCATATTTAAAGAGACTGCTTGAACCCTGTATGCGATTAGCTGTGTCAAGATGTGGTAGTGAGcatttaaatcaattaaatgcTCAGTTCAATCCTGGTTTAAATGGGATGCTACCTGGAAGATATATGGAAAGAGCCAAAAGCTCTACTTACGCATCCTTGTTAGATTTTCATGCTGCAATGGAGTTGAATCCCTGCATACTTGGAGAAGATTGGGCCATACAGCTTGAGAAGATTATGTTGCGTTCGTCTGAAGAGTGA